One Glycine max cultivar Williams 82 chromosome 6, Glycine_max_v4.0, whole genome shotgun sequence DNA segment encodes these proteins:
- the LOC100775334 gene encoding cyclin-dependent kinase E-1 has translation MSEFRLMLQLPREITHENVVKLVKVHINHMDMSLYLAFDYAEHDLYEIIKHHWDKVNQSINQYTVKSLLWQLLNGLNYLHSNWTIYRNLKPSNILVMGEGEEHGIVKIADFGLARIYQAPLKPLFENGVFQN, from the exons ATGAGTGAATTTCGTTTGATGCTGCAGTTACCCAGGGAGATAACGCACGAGAATGTTGTGAAGCTTGTGAAAGTTCACATTAATCACATGGACATGTCTCTTTATCTGGCTTTTGATTATGCAGAACACGACCTCTAT GAAATAATAAAGCATCATTGGGACAAAGTCAACCAATCCATTAACCAGTATACTGTTAAATCGTTACTCTGGCAGTTGCTCAATGGACTAAACTATCTACACAG taATTGGACAATATATCGGAACCTAAAGCCATCAAATATACTG GTTATGGGTGAAGGAGAGGAACATGGAATTGTTAAAATTGCTGACTTTGGACTTGCAAGGATATATCAAGCACCTTTGAAGCCATTATTTGAAAATGGG